One genomic window of Medicago truncatula cultivar Jemalong A17 chromosome 1, MtrunA17r5.0-ANR, whole genome shotgun sequence includes the following:
- the LOC11434464 gene encoding RING-H2 finger protein ATL16, which yields MNFVNKQHHLIIYPVSQAHPPIQNHHDSSTNFPIVIIVVGMMVTSFLLMAYYTFVIKCCFNWNNIDLDRGRRFSFSRQHEEQSTSYSMTSDHRGLEQSVINSIPVIHYKLEKDYGELGISSECAFCLSEFQEDEKLRVIPNCNHLFHIDCVDIWLQNNANCPLCRRKVSMTREIQVEHVVTPRPSPYFERQNVENIIDGCEDFVSIDLDNIENGHEGQNLHERIEERGKELEVPRDSHKKALKLQKVSSMGNECIKDKDDGFLVQPIRRSFSMDLAIYKSLYQPNLHVHEVSSIEVCGDSSNRPKRSFFSFGHGSRSRSVV from the coding sequence ATGAATTTTGTTAACAAACAACATCACTTGATCATCTATCCTGTGTCACAAGCTCATCCACCTATCCAAAATCATCATGATTCTAGTACAAATTTTCCAATAGTAATCATTGTAGTAGGAATGATGGTAACATCTTTCTTGCTAATGGCATACTACACCTTTGTTATCAAATGCTGCTTCAATTGGAACAATATTGATCTTGATAGAGGAAgacgtttttctttttcaagacAACATGAAGAACAATCTACGTCATACTCGATGACATCGGATCATAGAGGATTAGAACAATCGGTGATTAATTCAATTCCGGTGATTCATTACAAACTAGAGAAAGATTATGGTGAATTAGGAATCTCTAGTGAATGTGCTTTTTGTTTGAGTGAGTTTCAAGAAGATGAGAAACTAAGAGTTATACCAAATTGCAACCATTTATTTCACATTGATTGTGTTGATATTTGGCTTCAAAACAATGCAAATTGTCCACTTTGTAGAAGGAAAGTTTCAATGACAAGAGAAATCCAAGTTGAGCATGTTGTAACTCCAAGACCTTCACCTTATTTTGAAAGGCAAAATGTTGAAAACATCATTGATGGTTGTGAagattttgtttcaattgatttggaTAATATTGAAAATGGTCATGAAGGTCAAAACTTGCATGAAAGAATAGAAGAAAGAGGTAAAGAATTAGAGGTACCAAGAGATTCACACAAGAAAGCACTTAAGCTTCAAAAAGTGTCTAGCATGGGGAATGAGTGTATTAAAGACAAAGATGATGGCTTCTTAGTTCAACCAATTAGAAGGTCTTTCTCAATGGACTTAGcaatatataaatctttatatCAACCTAATTTGCATGTTCACGAGGTTAGTTCCATTGAAGTTTGTGGTGATAGTAGTAATAGACCTAAGAGATCATTCTTTTCCTTTGGACATGGAAGTAGATCAAGAAGTGTTGTTTGA